The following proteins are encoded in a genomic region of Longimicrobiales bacterium:
- a CDS encoding creatininase family protein → MKNTMMVLVAGFLLAGSLEAQQPGRRGGSPLTPEQRAEREAAREAAMNEPRPIAAMESLWLEELTWMEIRDAIRAGNTTALVLTGGVESNGPHLASGKHNFSNQLMGESVAGSLGQTLIAPLVTLEPGNPSGPVRLGNTGPMVSQATYIAWLTDIGDSLRGMGFTEVYYLGDSGGNGRGMQAAADALNETYNGAPTRFHHVPEFYNHVQVRQYIQETLGIPEEMEYQASAGSDGIHEELSITSIMSVIDPNSIRFDQRVEAGRASINGISLEPLSQTQELGRKLIEFRTAITVDAIQAFRAGANQ, encoded by the coding sequence ATGAAGAATACGATGATGGTGCTGGTCGCCGGTTTCCTGTTGGCTGGGTCCCTTGAGGCTCAGCAGCCCGGACGGCGCGGTGGCTCACCACTTACGCCCGAGCAACGCGCCGAGCGCGAGGCTGCGAGAGAAGCAGCGATGAATGAGCCTCGCCCGATCGCGGCCATGGAGAGCCTCTGGCTAGAAGAGCTGACCTGGATGGAGATCCGGGACGCAATTCGTGCCGGTAACACCACTGCGCTGGTTTTGACCGGCGGAGTCGAGTCGAACGGGCCACACCTCGCGTCCGGAAAACACAATTTTTCGAATCAACTGATGGGCGAGTCTGTGGCTGGCTCGCTTGGCCAGACGCTGATCGCGCCGCTCGTGACGCTTGAGCCCGGCAACCCCAGCGGTCCCGTGCGCCTTGGCAATACGGGTCCGATGGTATCGCAGGCCACCTACATCGCCTGGCTCACCGACATCGGTGACAGCCTTCGCGGCATGGGCTTCACTGAGGTCTACTACCTGGGTGATAGCGGCGGAAACGGACGCGGGATGCAAGCGGCCGCGGACGCATTGAATGAAACGTACAACGGAGCGCCGACCCGATTCCATCATGTCCCTGAGTTTTACAACCATGTCCAGGTGCGCCAGTACATCCAGGAGACGCTGGGCATCCCCGAGGAAATGGAATATCAGGCCAGCGCGGGCTCAGACGGGATTCACGAGGAACTCTCGATTACATCGATCATGTCCGTGATCGATCCCAACTCGATCCGCTTTGACCAGCGGGTAGAGGCGGGACGGGCGTCCATCAACGGAATCAGCCTCGAACCACTTTCTCAGACACAGGAGCTGGGCCGCAAGCTGATCGAGTTCCGGACAGCAATCACAGTTGATGCGATCCAGGCGTTCAGAGCCGGCGCGAACCAGTAA